One Desertibacillus haloalkaliphilus DNA window includes the following coding sequences:
- a CDS encoding PH domain-containing protein, with protein sequence MMNNPMRRMHPAAILITIFMRIREFIVPLVVGVLIGSTGQSFTQIFLFVICLFVLIHSILYWVSYRYVLENGELTVQQGIFIKKKRYIRQERVQSIDVVAGVIQRLFSLVKVRIETAGGANEPEVLLVAITKDEANRMRTELLRKEESMGTEQVLLPDEDQIENSTEWVWQLQKRELLIAALTSGGVGFVLSAVLALFTQIEQLLPDAVLETTAGLIFESSLLVLIIVMIILAVIAWLISMTQVVLKYGGFSVVKKDEKLEITRGLLEQRQLSLHLNRITSIRIVSSLFRQPFGYATVYVESAGGGSREEQLSTILFPLIKKRDIPAVLKEIAPTFSVPLQFQRVPKRALLRYLLRNLLPAGLLVVTITFVMPYGHLSVLTLPIVVLLSYFQYRDAGHGNHQEAVWLRFRRLNQTMVIVPRRKIQAAEHQQSLLQSYRSLSTFKVSILTSMTGKSFSVIDLDQTESERLFKWFSVTKAR encoded by the coding sequence CAATATTGATTACCATTTTTATGAGAATTCGGGAGTTTATTGTACCTTTAGTTGTTGGGGTGTTAATCGGGAGTACAGGTCAGTCATTTACGCAAATCTTTTTGTTCGTTATATGTTTGTTTGTGCTTATCCATAGTATCTTGTATTGGGTTTCGTATCGATATGTATTGGAGAATGGTGAGCTCACGGTCCAGCAAGGAATTTTCATTAAGAAAAAAAGATATATAAGACAAGAGCGAGTTCAGAGTATTGATGTCGTCGCAGGTGTTATCCAACGACTCTTTTCTTTAGTGAAAGTTCGGATTGAAACTGCAGGTGGAGCAAATGAGCCCGAAGTTTTACTGGTGGCGATAACGAAAGATGAAGCCAACCGGATGAGAACCGAATTATTACGTAAAGAGGAGAGTATGGGAACAGAGCAAGTCCTATTGCCGGATGAGGATCAGATAGAAAATTCGACTGAATGGGTATGGCAATTACAGAAACGGGAGTTACTCATTGCTGCACTGACTTCTGGTGGTGTAGGATTTGTCCTATCTGCTGTCTTGGCTTTATTTACGCAAATTGAGCAATTGCTACCGGATGCTGTTTTGGAAACAACGGCAGGTTTGATATTTGAATCAAGCTTACTTGTGCTAATTATCGTGATGATTATTCTCGCCGTCATTGCTTGGCTAATTTCAATGACTCAAGTCGTTTTAAAATATGGTGGCTTTTCGGTTGTGAAGAAAGATGAAAAATTGGAAATAACGCGGGGGCTTCTTGAACAAAGGCAACTATCGTTGCATTTGAATCGGATCACTTCGATTCGAATTGTGAGTAGTTTGTTTAGACAGCCGTTTGGTTATGCTACTGTTTATGTAGAAAGTGCAGGAGGTGGCTCTCGTGAAGAGCAGTTATCAACGATCCTCTTTCCATTAATAAAGAAGCGGGACATACCAGCTGTGCTGAAAGAAATAGCCCCTACATTTTCGGTGCCCTTACAATTTCAGCGCGTGCCAAAACGGGCATTGTTAAGGTACCTCTTACGAAACTTGCTACCAGCAGGGTTACTAGTTGTGACCATAACATTTGTGATGCCGTATGGGCATCTCAGTGTACTGACGCTACCAATTGTTGTTTTACTATCCTATTTTCAATATCGAGATGCCGGTCACGGAAATCATCAAGAAGCTGTATGGTTACGTTTTCGGCGTTTAAATCAAACGATGGTCATTGTTCCAAGAAGAAAGATTCAAGCCGCAGAACATCAACAATCACTACTGCAGTCATATCGAAGCTTATCGACGTTTAAAGTTTCAATATTAACAAGTATGACTGGTAAAAGTTTCTCTGTCATTGATTTAGATCAAACCGAAAGTGAACGATTATTCAAATGGTTCTCTGTAACAAAAGCGCGTTGA
- a CDS encoding DUF2777 family protein, with product MDRKEAQNHIGKQVLIDEAIKGQYVGELIDVVAEPRKPWRGIVKIKGVDEFPSLQINSEGHCKLQEPIYSVGDVAEFASTKIKPLPAPFESSFEQSVIDSIYKKLSSYEQTTSQYEHLISHLTDYLETNYPNQIDPNKLKHKQTNRNQQYVEQDFDENYILYVVQDNHAEVILYDEDKKQHLVLEGCPFEFEVKHGNEWVTGHYLSNWKFQTSDNSVITLTPNQKIRLHKKQFEPYHILIKELENPARLSLEKSLKNFGMTHNHAVDCHNSLLFKLLHSTEENKFSGVNFITYKRKQKTIVVQHHYERELIENDNDVIYDRFEFTTDSGQRSIITYTNSYSKDR from the coding sequence ATGGATCGTAAAGAAGCACAAAACCATATTGGAAAACAAGTCTTAATTGATGAAGCTATTAAAGGACAGTACGTTGGTGAATTAATAGATGTAGTTGCAGAACCCCGAAAACCATGGCGTGGGATTGTAAAAATAAAAGGTGTTGACGAATTTCCCTCACTACAAATTAACTCTGAAGGGCATTGTAAACTCCAAGAACCGATCTATTCAGTTGGTGACGTCGCAGAGTTTGCTAGTACAAAAATTAAACCATTGCCTGCGCCCTTTGAATCGAGTTTTGAACAATCGGTCATCGACTCTATTTATAAGAAACTATCAAGCTATGAACAAACAACATCACAATATGAGCATTTAATTTCACATTTAACAGACTACCTAGAAACGAACTACCCTAACCAAATCGATCCGAACAAACTTAAGCATAAGCAAACAAATAGAAATCAACAATATGTAGAACAGGATTTCGATGAAAATTACATTTTGTATGTTGTTCAGGATAATCATGCTGAAGTGATATTATATGATGAAGATAAAAAACAACACCTCGTTCTTGAAGGATGTCCATTTGAGTTCGAAGTCAAACATGGTAATGAGTGGGTCACTGGACATTATCTATCAAATTGGAAGTTTCAAACCAGCGATAACTCAGTGATCACTTTAACACCGAATCAAAAAATTAGGCTTCATAAAAAACAATTTGAGCCATACCATATTTTAATTAAAGAATTAGAAAATCCTGCTCGTCTATCGCTAGAGAAGAGCTTGAAAAACTTTGGAATGACGCATAATCATGCTGTTGATTGTCACAATTCTTTACTTTTTAAACTTCTTCATTCAACAGAAGAGAATAAATTCTCGGGTGTCAATTTCATCACTTACAAACGTAAGCAGAAAACGATTGTCGTTCAACATCATTATGAGCGAGAATTAATTGAGAATGACAATGATGTTATTTATGACCGCTTTGAATTTACAACAGATTCTGGTCAACGTTCGATCATTACGTACACAAACTCATATTCCAAAGATCGGTAA